The following coding sequences are from one Aeromicrobium duanguangcaii window:
- a CDS encoding S9 family peptidase — protein MSTSRPCGSWPTPVTADLVVQQSGRLGAVALDGDAVLWSEQRPHEGGRTQIVRLEPGGTPTDLLPEGANARTQVHEYGGGAWWVRAGTLWYAEWSDQRLRRVDPGASPVSITPPAPEGGSVRWADGDVDPRSGRVAVVRETHPPGSRGAVDVVNEIVVLDSTGVADVVVSGPDFVSDPRWSPDGSALAWLEWDHPNMPWDDTRLRVRDSSGVIRVAGGDADAPEGICQPSWAADGSLWFCSDRDDWWSLYRWTPDGGVDRMFHAPGDVGAPHWVFGPRRYAFLADGSVVLAVSHRGRDSLVLLDTDGSTRTLAVDVTSVDDLAAAGSTVVLIGSSPQQEPAVLRFELDERGELVGPVQTLSAVRDVDLGPEWISEPEHIEFPGGDGRPTYAHFYPPRNPESRPLDGELPPLIVMIHGGPTGNATSTLSLARQFWTTRGFAVVDVDYSGSTGYGRAYRDRLQGQWGVLDVGDCVAVVRWLGEQGRIDPARAVIRGGSAGGFTVLMALATSDVFAAGADYFGVADAEALAQETHKFESRYLDGLIAPYPEGRETYVERSPLTHLDSLTSPLVVLQGSEDAVVPPAQSEAIVEALRRKGLPVAYRLYDGEQHGFRQAENIKDSLEAELSFYAQVLGFALPADERIPVLEIENLRPDAG, from the coding sequence ATGAGCACCTCCCGCCCGTGCGGGTCGTGGCCCACGCCGGTCACGGCCGACCTCGTCGTGCAGCAGTCCGGCCGGCTGGGAGCCGTCGCCCTCGACGGCGACGCCGTGCTCTGGTCCGAGCAGCGTCCGCACGAGGGCGGCCGGACCCAGATCGTCCGTCTCGAGCCCGGAGGAACCCCCACCGACCTGCTGCCGGAGGGCGCGAACGCGCGCACCCAAGTCCATGAGTACGGCGGCGGCGCGTGGTGGGTGCGCGCCGGCACCCTCTGGTACGCCGAGTGGTCCGACCAGCGCCTGCGCCGCGTGGACCCGGGCGCCTCGCCCGTGTCGATCACCCCGCCGGCTCCGGAGGGCGGCTCGGTGCGCTGGGCCGACGGCGACGTCGACCCCCGCAGCGGCCGGGTCGCCGTCGTCCGCGAGACCCACCCGCCGGGCTCGCGCGGGGCCGTCGACGTGGTCAACGAGATCGTCGTCCTGGACTCCACCGGCGTGGCGGACGTCGTCGTCTCGGGCCCGGACTTCGTCTCCGACCCGCGCTGGTCGCCCGACGGCTCCGCCCTCGCCTGGCTCGAGTGGGACCACCCGAACATGCCGTGGGACGACACGCGGCTGCGGGTGCGGGACTCCAGTGGCGTGATCCGGGTCGCCGGCGGTGACGCGGACGCGCCCGAGGGGATCTGCCAGCCCTCGTGGGCCGCGGACGGATCGCTCTGGTTCTGCTCCGACCGCGACGACTGGTGGTCGCTGTACCGCTGGACACCGGACGGCGGCGTCGATCGGATGTTCCATGCTCCGGGCGACGTCGGCGCACCGCACTGGGTCTTCGGGCCTCGGCGCTACGCGTTCCTCGCCGACGGCAGCGTCGTCCTGGCCGTGTCGCACCGCGGTCGTGACTCCCTCGTCCTGCTGGACACCGACGGCAGCACGCGCACCCTCGCGGTGGACGTCACGAGCGTGGACGACCTCGCCGCGGCGGGCAGCACCGTCGTGCTGATCGGGTCCTCGCCGCAGCAGGAGCCGGCGGTGCTGCGGTTCGAGCTGGATGAGCGGGGCGAGCTGGTCGGCCCGGTCCAGACGCTGAGCGCGGTGCGCGACGTCGATCTGGGCCCGGAGTGGATCTCCGAGCCCGAGCACATCGAGTTCCCGGGCGGCGACGGCCGCCCGACCTACGCTCACTTCTACCCGCCCCGGAATCCGGAGTCGCGGCCGCTCGACGGCGAGCTGCCCCCGCTGATCGTGATGATCCACGGCGGTCCCACCGGCAACGCCACCTCGACGCTCTCCCTCGCCCGGCAGTTCTGGACGACGCGCGGCTTCGCCGTCGTGGACGTCGACTACAGCGGGTCGACGGGCTACGGGCGTGCCTACCGCGACCGCCTGCAGGGGCAGTGGGGCGTGCTGGACGTCGGCGACTGCGTCGCCGTGGTGCGCTGGCTCGGCGAGCAGGGCCGCATCGACCCCGCGCGCGCCGTGATCCGCGGCGGGTCGGCCGGCGGGTTCACCGTCCTCATGGCGCTCGCGACGTCGGACGTGTTCGCTGCCGGAGCCGACTACTTCGGTGTCGCCGACGCCGAGGCACTGGCGCAGGAGACCCACAAGTTCGAGTCCCGTTATCTCGACGGCCTCATCGCGCCCTACCCCGAGGGCCGCGAGACCTATGTCGAGCGATCGCCGCTCACCCACCTCGACTCGCTGACCTCTCCCCTCGTGGTGCTGCAGGGTTCCGAGGACGCCGTGGTGCCGCCGGCGCAGTCCGAGGCGATCGTCGAGGCGTTGCGCCGCAAGGGACTCCCGGTCGCGTACCGCCTGTACGACGGCGAGCAGCACGGCTTCCGCCAAGCCGAGAACATCAAGGACTCGCTCGAGGCCGAGCTCTCCTTCTACGCGCAGGTCCTCGGGTTCGCGCTGCCGGCGGACGAGCGGATCCCGGTCCTGGAGATCGAGAACCTCCGCCCGGACGCGGGGTGA
- a CDS encoding uridine kinase family protein encodes MDLQELAGLVTGRRAAAGRSVVVGISGYGGSGKSTLARALVEALPDAVRMRGDDFLDPVRVHARSDDWAGVERDRLATEVLHPFREQRPGEFRRYDWDLGRFREPEPVPRADVLVLDLIGLFHPETLPLLDLTVWCDLDLATAVQRGMERDRRAGNDHDRVWNEVWAPNERAFAAAFAPRDAADVRFPTG; translated from the coding sequence ATGGATCTCCAGGAGCTCGCCGGACTCGTGACCGGCCGACGCGCGGCGGCCGGTCGGTCGGTCGTGGTCGGCATCTCCGGCTACGGCGGCTCGGGCAAGTCCACGCTGGCGCGAGCCCTCGTCGAGGCGTTGCCCGACGCCGTGCGGATGCGCGGTGACGACTTCCTCGACCCGGTCCGCGTGCACGCGCGGTCGGACGACTGGGCCGGCGTCGAGCGCGACCGGCTCGCCACCGAGGTGCTGCACCCGTTCCGCGAGCAACGGCCCGGCGAGTTCCGGCGGTACGACTGGGACCTGGGCCGGTTCCGCGAGCCGGAGCCCGTGCCGCGGGCCGACGTGCTGGTGCTCGACCTGATCGGCCTGTTCCATCCCGAGACCCTGCCGCTGCTCGACCTCACGGTGTGGTGCGACCTCGACCTCGCCACCGCGGTGCAGCGGGGCATGGAGCGGGATCGGCGGGCGGGCAACGATCACGACCGGGTGTGGAACGAGGTCTGGGCGCCGAACGAGCGAGCCTTCGCGGCCGCCTTCGCCCCGCGCGACGCCGCGGACGTCCGCTTCCCGACGGGCTGA
- a CDS encoding SRPBCC family protein: protein MTDDVVLRYSRTYPLAVDAAFDALLPLELPALFSRRYGAIPPIAAVRDQAGPWTTPGQTRTIQLADGGTMREELTAVESPSRFTYRIEGITGPMKPLVTSLDGAWTFEPVGTGVRIAWTWTVHPAGRLGSLAMPLFGRMWRGYARQAFENIERLVVR from the coding sequence ATGACCGACGACGTGGTGCTCCGCTACAGCCGTACCTATCCCCTGGCGGTGGATGCCGCCTTCGACGCGCTCCTGCCACTCGAGCTGCCGGCGCTGTTCAGTCGGCGCTACGGCGCGATCCCGCCGATCGCGGCGGTCCGTGACCAGGCCGGGCCCTGGACGACGCCGGGCCAGACCCGCACGATCCAGCTGGCCGACGGAGGCACGATGCGCGAGGAGCTCACCGCCGTCGAGTCGCCCTCCCGGTTCACCTACCGGATCGAGGGCATCACCGGCCCGATGAAGCCGCTCGTCACCTCACTCGACGGCGCCTGGACCTTCGAGCCGGTCGGCACCGGCGTGCGCATCGCCTGGACGTGGACGGTCCACCCGGCCGGGCGCCTGGGCTCGCTGGCGATGCCGCTCTTCGGCCGGATGTGGCGCGGGTACGCCCGTCAGGCGTTCGAGAACATCGAGCGGCTCGTCGTCCGATGA
- a CDS encoding NAD-dependent deacylase has product MKLVVLTGAGISAESGLATFRDADGLWEGHRPEDVATPEAFAYNRALVQRFYDERRAALERVHPNAAHHALVELEKEFGDDMLLVTQNVDDLHERAGSRRLLHMHGSLRHVRCEECEHRFEHDGPLELEPECPECDTAALRPDIVWFGEFPHGMDDIHEALTEVDVFAAIGTSGVVYPAAGFVDYAHASGAHTFELNLAPTGGGFHTTFAGPATDVVPRWVDHLLGRD; this is encoded by the coding sequence ATGAAGCTCGTCGTGCTGACCGGTGCGGGGATCTCGGCCGAGAGCGGCTTGGCCACCTTCCGTGACGCCGATGGGCTCTGGGAGGGCCACCGGCCCGAGGACGTCGCCACACCCGAGGCGTTCGCGTACAACAGGGCGCTGGTCCAGCGGTTCTACGACGAGCGCCGCGCCGCCCTGGAGCGCGTGCACCCGAACGCCGCGCACCACGCCCTGGTCGAGCTCGAGAAGGAGTTCGGCGACGACATGCTGCTGGTGACGCAGAACGTCGACGACCTGCACGAGCGCGCCGGATCTCGGCGGCTGCTGCACATGCACGGCAGCCTGCGCCACGTCCGCTGCGAGGAGTGTGAGCACCGGTTCGAGCACGACGGGCCGCTCGAGCTCGAGCCCGAGTGCCCCGAGTGCGACACCGCCGCGCTGCGACCCGACATCGTGTGGTTCGGCGAGTTCCCGCACGGCATGGACGACATCCACGAGGCGCTGACCGAGGTCGACGTCTTCGCCGCGATCGGCACGTCGGGCGTCGTCTACCCGGCCGCGGGCTTCGTCGACTACGCGCACGCCTCCGGCGCGCACACCTTCGAGCTGAACCTGGCGCCGACGGGCGGCGGCTTCCACACCACGTTCGCCGGTCCCGCGACCGACGTGGTGCCGCGCTGGGTCGACCACCTGCTCGGGCGGGACTGA
- a CDS encoding MOSC domain-containing protein gives MSLHRHPLKSGSIEDLDEATVDPWGLAGDRRWMVVDAEGTFLTAREERRLLTIDARLTGAGIRLSAPGRATLDVPDPDPAHQVPVRIWSSLITAAEATDATTWLTELLGRDVRLVHLDDPTRRAVNPARSEPDDRVSLADGYPLLVTTQTSLTALNQAIEADGGDPVPMSRFRPNLVIDGEAAWTEDDWRRIRVGDATFRAVKGCARCVITTLEAQDSGEVARGKEPIRTLARIRRFSGAVWFGVNLIPDVAGVTARVGDEVEVLEAAEPGGGPLGA, from the coding sequence ATGTCCCTGCATCGCCATCCCCTGAAGTCCGGGTCCATCGAGGACCTCGACGAGGCGACGGTCGATCCGTGGGGACTCGCCGGCGACCGGCGCTGGATGGTCGTCGACGCCGAGGGCACCTTCCTCACGGCTCGCGAGGAGCGCCGGCTGCTGACCATCGACGCGCGGCTGACCGGTGCGGGAATCCGGCTCAGCGCCCCGGGCCGGGCCACGCTCGACGTGCCCGATCCCGATCCGGCCCATCAGGTCCCCGTGCGGATCTGGAGCTCGCTCATCACGGCCGCCGAGGCCACCGACGCCACCACGTGGCTGACCGAGTTGTTGGGCCGCGACGTGCGCCTCGTGCACTTGGACGACCCCACCCGTCGGGCCGTGAACCCCGCGCGCTCGGAGCCGGACGACCGGGTCAGCCTCGCCGACGGGTACCCGCTGCTCGTCACGACGCAGACGTCCCTCACCGCGCTCAACCAGGCGATCGAGGCCGACGGCGGCGACCCCGTGCCGATGAGCCGGTTCCGCCCGAACCTCGTGATCGACGGCGAGGCCGCCTGGACCGAGGACGACTGGCGGCGCATCCGGGTCGGCGACGCCACCTTCCGCGCCGTCAAGGGCTGCGCACGCTGCGTCATCACCACGCTCGAGGCCCAGGACTCCGGCGAGGTCGCGCGCGGCAAGGAGCCGATCCGCACCCTGGCCCGGATCCGCCGGTTCTCCGGCGCGGTCTGGTTCGGCGTCAACCTGATCCCCGACGTCGCGGGCGTCACGGCCCGCGTCGGCGACGAGGTCGAGGTGCTCGAGGCGGCCGAGCCCGGCGGCGGACCACTCGGCGCGTAG
- a CDS encoding sensor histidine kinase, giving the protein MTTVTSEAELGASARRAERGIALVVPAMRAVVLFQIILSIASGAQLAEHREVYVALGLLVSATSVLLIAQCLSNGSVRPGWWHGPDIVLAWVAVPAMVLLLPSSHVVGTWESWASGFAINVGALASTWLRPALAVAHGFGLGAWYLSWMITADTASWETNVNNALTIPGYALVVALMVHYLRSLAADADQSREDAVAATRALELERYQMTVHDASSILRLLSDEDTPAEVLPGLRLQAHREANRLRNYLAAEPSPEHADRARTVATMLAVALEGFDDLPLELAVDLGGHARLSEPVWHATSRAVATVLHNVRLHARAHQVVVHADCEDDRWEVVVSDDGVGFDQASQPMGFGLNTQVGHALREVGVDAQVRSAPGRGTSVTLVGPVHRQEEP; this is encoded by the coding sequence GTGACCACCGTGACGAGTGAGGCTGAGTTGGGCGCGTCGGCGCGTCGAGCCGAGCGGGGAATCGCGTTGGTCGTCCCGGCGATGCGCGCCGTGGTGCTGTTCCAGATCATCCTGAGCATCGCGTCCGGCGCGCAGCTGGCCGAGCACCGCGAGGTCTACGTCGCACTCGGCCTGCTGGTCTCAGCCACCTCGGTCCTGTTGATCGCCCAGTGTCTGTCGAACGGCTCGGTGCGCCCCGGCTGGTGGCACGGACCGGACATCGTGCTGGCCTGGGTGGCCGTCCCGGCGATGGTCCTGCTGCTGCCGTCCAGCCACGTCGTCGGCACGTGGGAGTCGTGGGCCTCGGGCTTCGCGATCAACGTGGGCGCGCTGGCCTCGACGTGGCTCCGGCCGGCCCTGGCCGTGGCCCACGGCTTCGGCCTCGGCGCCTGGTACCTGTCCTGGATGATCACGGCGGACACGGCGTCGTGGGAGACGAACGTCAACAACGCCCTGACGATCCCGGGCTACGCGCTCGTCGTGGCGCTCATGGTCCACTACCTGCGCTCGCTCGCCGCCGACGCCGACCAGTCGCGTGAGGACGCCGTGGCGGCCACGCGCGCGCTCGAGCTCGAGCGCTACCAGATGACGGTGCACGACGCCTCGAGCATCCTGCGCCTGCTGTCCGACGAGGACACCCCGGCCGAGGTGCTGCCGGGCCTGCGGCTGCAGGCGCACCGCGAGGCGAACCGCCTGCGCAACTACCTCGCTGCCGAGCCGTCGCCCGAACACGCGGACCGCGCGCGCACCGTCGCCACGATGCTGGCGGTGGCGCTCGAGGGGTTCGACGACCTGCCGCTCGAGCTCGCCGTCGACCTCGGCGGTCACGCGCGGCTCAGTGAGCCGGTCTGGCACGCCACGAGCCGTGCCGTCGCGACGGTGCTGCACAACGTGCGGCTGCACGCCCGCGCCCATCAGGTCGTCGTGCACGCGGACTGCGAGGACGACCGGTGGGAGGTCGTGGTGTCCGACGACGGCGTCGGCTTCGACCAGGCCAGTCAGCCGATGGGCTTCGGGCTGAACACCCAGGTCGGCCACGCGCTGCGCGAGGTGGGAGTAGACGCACAGGTGCGTTCCGCGCCGGGCCGCGGCACCTCCGTGACGCTCGTGGGACCCGTCCACCGCCAGGAGGAGCCGTGA
- a CDS encoding helix-turn-helix domain-containing protein: MTDRPRVVVIDDSTVIRGGFATVHPEVEVVATYASVEQFEAAPVACDVVVLDLLLRGPQGAGTGTKQGRAAIRAIRARGLPVCLYTDERRAIVLALCLRAGAHGVVHKSDQPAVTVGAIEDVRAGNVVVTQSLVGLTELLDRRGAPLDLSPRQRQVISGRARGRHWADIAGELYITEDTAREHYRAACAKLRSYLRHTSPGDIERAVGLAPGDVLDEP, encoded by the coding sequence GTGACCGATCGCCCCCGCGTCGTCGTGATCGACGACAGCACCGTCATCCGGGGCGGCTTCGCGACCGTCCACCCCGAGGTCGAGGTCGTCGCGACGTACGCCAGCGTCGAGCAGTTCGAGGCGGCGCCCGTCGCGTGCGATGTCGTCGTTCTCGACCTGCTGCTGCGGGGCCCGCAGGGTGCGGGCACCGGGACGAAGCAGGGGCGTGCGGCCATCCGCGCCATCCGCGCCAGGGGGCTGCCGGTGTGCCTCTACACCGACGAGCGGCGCGCGATCGTCCTCGCGCTGTGCCTGCGGGCGGGTGCCCACGGCGTCGTGCACAAGTCCGACCAGCCGGCCGTCACCGTCGGCGCGATCGAGGACGTGCGGGCCGGGAACGTCGTGGTGACCCAGTCCCTCGTGGGGCTGACCGAGCTGTTGGACCGCCGCGGCGCGCCGCTCGACCTGAGCCCGCGTCAGCGCCAGGTCATCTCGGGCCGTGCCCGCGGACGGCACTGGGCCGACATCGCCGGCGAGCTCTACATCACCGAGGACACGGCGCGCGAGCACTACCGGGCGGCGTGCGCCAAGCTGCGCTCGTACCTGCGACACACCAGCCCGGGCGACATCGAGCGCGCGGTCGGACTGGCGCCGGGCGACGTCCTCGACGAGCCCTGA